In the genome of Acidobacteriota bacterium, the window AACACCGGCGGCAGTGGCGCGGTCAGCGGCCGCAACGGCGACATAGGCCGGCGCGCCGAGCGCCAGGACCACGGCCTTCGCGCCAGGCGCGGTGCGCAGTGCCGTCACCGGCTCCCACGCATCCTCCGCGGACCAGATCGGCTCGGTGGTACCTTGCTTCGTCAACACCGGCAAGACGTCGCGGGGGATGGCGATGATGTGGCCGCCCATGCCGGCGGCCGCGTCCCGCACCGCAATGAACGCGGCGCGCGCGTCGGCCGGCGCATAGAACCGGCGCAGGTACGGCAGGTAGCCAAGGGCCAGGTTGACCCAGTCCAGGCTCCAGCCCGAGAAGTGATCGCGGCCGGTGCAGGCGCCGACGTGCGACAGGTGCATCAGCACGTTCAAGCCTTCGTTGGGGCCATCGAGATTGCGCTGGTAGCGCCAGAACTCGAACCCTTCCCTCGCAATGCCTTCCATGAACGCCGCGAAGGTCGCGAAGACGTTCAGCTGCGGCTGCGTGCTGGAGAACGCGAGTCCGTTGGTCAGCAGCGTGGCGGCCTGCTCCTGGATGCTCAACTCGAACGTGTGGCCCGGCGCCAACAGGTCCGCAGCCTTACCCAGCTTGGTCGAGGGATTAAGGTCGCACGACACCAGGAAGCAGCTGGTCGGGTACTTCTTCGCGACCGCGGCATAGGCGGCTTCGCTGCCGGCGCGGGGCGAGACCCACTTGTCAGGAGTGGGCAGCTTGATACCGGCGAGATCCGCCGGGTCGAGAATGAGGTTGGCGGTACCGTGCGGCGGCCGCGCCGACGACACGACCTGGCGCGCCGGCCTGGCCCGCAAGTCCGTCAACGCCTGCTGCTCTTCGGTCGAGAGCGCCAGCATCGGGTTGCCGAGCACGCTTGCTTCATCGCGGCCCTTCATGCCGCCGTCGTGATGGGCTTCGCCACCCGCCAGGCCGTTGACGTAGAACACGCACTGCGTCATCGCTTCCGCGTCGCGGTAGCTCATGAGGGAGCCGGGGATCCAGATCGGCGTGCTGGTGGCGACCTGGTGGTCGGCGGCGAACTTCGCGACCCGGTCGGCGATCCCGTACCTCTCGCCGAAGTGCTGAACCGTGCTGGCCTCGCCAGGGCCGAAGCCGATGGGATAGATGAGCGACGGGTGGCCGTCCTGCGCCAGTCGATAGGCCTCGCAATACGCCTCGAACAGCCGGGGCCGATCGTGCAGCGACGGCAATTCGAGGACCGTGATGCCCAAACTCGACACGATCGGACGCGGATCCTTGTCCATGATCCGTTTGGTGGTGCCCGACAACTGGATGCCGTTCTTGTGCATCACGAACGTGATTGGCGCGCCGTGCAGGCTGGCCGCGGTGAACCCGTTGAGCGCCTGGCCCGAGATCCAGCCGGCATCCCCCGTGTGGCAGACCACCAACGCGTCCTTGCCGTGATGGGCCTTGAGGCCGAGGGCCAATCCGGTGCCGACCGGCATCGACACGCCCAACCGGCCCGAACCAATCGGCGTGCCGCCAGGCACCCAGGACACGTGGCCGGCCATGTCGAGGCTGCGGCGGAACGAGTCGATCACCCGTTCCCGCGGCAGAAACCCCAGTGCCGCCAGGGCTGCGTAGTAGCCGATGCTGGTGTGCCCATGCTCGATGGCGTAGTGCTTGGCGCCGTAGTCGACCACGGACAAGGTCATGAGCAGGGGGCCGATCAACTCGAGGCCACCGCCCAGGTGGTCGATATCGTTGACCCGGCCGAGCGACACCAGCGATTCGATGGCAATGGTGGCCGCGGTCTTCTCGAGCGCGGCGAGCGTCGTGTCGGCGCCGGCGCCAACGCCGGCGCGCGTCAGATCCAGCGCGAAGGGCAATACCTCCGAGCGCACCTCGCGCCCAAGTGTCGGCGTGTTGCGCAATAGGGCCGCGTTACGCTCGTTCTGTTCGCGGGTCAGCTGGGCCAGGGGATTACGGTGATGAGAAGAGGTCATTGGGAGCAGAAAGTTTACCAGTAAACTGGGGTGATGGCCCTCCTGCGCTACCTCTACGTCCTGGCCCTGTGCCTGTGGCTGGGCGGAATGGTGGTCGCCGGCGGCGTCGCCGCCCCGTCCATATTCGGCGTGCTCCAGGCGT includes:
- a CDS encoding thiamine pyrophosphate-dependent enzyme, with the translated sequence MTSSHHRNPLAQLTREQNERNAALLRNTPTLGREVRSEVLPFALDLTRAGVGAGADTTLAALEKTAATIAIESLVSLGRVNDIDHLGGGLELIGPLLMTLSVVDYGAKHYAIEHGHTSIGYYAALAALGFLPRERVIDSFRRSLDMAGHVSWVPGGTPIGSGRLGVSMPVGTGLALGLKAHHGKDALVVCHTGDAGWISGQALNGFTAASLHGAPITFVMHKNGIQLSGTTKRIMDKDPRPIVSSLGITVLELPSLHDRPRLFEAYCEAYRLAQDGHPSLIYPIGFGPGEASTVQHFGERYGIADRVAKFAADHQVATSTPIWIPGSLMSYRDAEAMTQCVFYVNGLAGGEAHHDGGMKGRDEASVLGNPMLALSTEEQQALTDLRARPARQVVSSARPPHGTANLILDPADLAGIKLPTPDKWVSPRAGSEAAYAAVAKKYPTSCFLVSCDLNPSTKLGKAADLLAPGHTFELSIQEQAATLLTNGLAFSSTQPQLNVFATFAAFMEGIAREGFEFWRYQRNLDGPNEGLNVLMHLSHVGACTGRDHFSGWSLDWVNLALGYLPYLRRFYAPADARAAFIAVRDAAAGMGGHIIAIPRDVLPVLTKQGTTEPIWSAEDAWEPVTALRTAPGAKAVVLALGAPAYVAVAAADRATAAGVPTDVFVVNGFPVPEAFFDGLAEKYQHVVTIEDGLIGTASAGLRGFAAFVTGRLAAAGVKFDYFGIVDPQIAPSEAHLQVWEHYGMTEERLAAALSGAGSGAVEKP